From a region of the Paenibacillus segetis genome:
- a CDS encoding PH domain-containing protein, with protein sequence MINLISGLLGNYSEVSIPELKSQYGAYLMPQEQIHMGFKLIRDAFIITNDRLILIDHQGVTGKKTRVASIHLNSIYEVSMETGGTGFDDCEVTIHYITSPYHKSNNLQTAVYKFEFGKKFNVQPLYTALLSIADENLLRLNS encoded by the coding sequence ATGATTAACTTAATTAGTGGCTTACTGGGTAATTATTCCGAGGTGTCCATTCCCGAATTAAAGAGCCAGTACGGAGCTTATCTTATGCCCCAAGAACAAATTCATATGGGCTTCAAGCTAATCCGTGACGCGTTTATTATTACAAATGACAGATTAATTCTTATCGACCATCAAGGGGTTACCGGAAAAAAAACTCGTGTCGCCTCAATCCACCTGAACTCTATTTATGAGGTTTCTATGGAAACAGGAGGCACCGGCTTTGATGATTGTGAAGTTACTATTCACTATATTACCTCTCCTTATCACAAAAGCAATAATTTACAGACCGCTGTCTACAAGTTTGAATTCGGCAAGAAATTCAATGTACAGCCACTGTATACAGCATTACTCAGTATTGCCGATGAGAATCTCCTGCGTTTGAACTCTTAA
- a CDS encoding ABC transporter permease — translation MNVIQLFKNNFNRVLSKKAFIVIVAILPLMIGIAVLFSGESNTKAHIALVSDHAPNMTQNDKLQIKVMNEKPAKSSLLLGKYTAIVEEKSDGSYEITTLKSEEEKEKIESFFDPSKVVESNQSDITKRGVGANILGFILMIILMQGVALITLFPEDRILRTFRRVLTAPVSEGTYLFVQGIFTFICLYIPAYLALVVTKGVFGVDIGYSYGMLAILMVIVCALSTALALFIASTLESNMSLVSSGIYIITSILAGCFYSFTEKNKVLDTIFSIFPQKEYMTLIEGVEKGNGIFEFKGQLTYILIWIVGLWFLGSLITKRKMKKGIY, via the coding sequence ATGAATGTAATTCAGCTATTTAAAAATAATTTCAATAGAGTTTTGAGTAAAAAAGCATTTATTGTCATTGTAGCTATTTTACCGCTAATGATTGGAATCGCTGTATTATTTTCCGGGGAATCGAATACGAAGGCTCATATCGCTTTGGTTTCTGATCATGCTCCAAATATGACTCAAAATGATAAGTTACAAATTAAAGTAATGAACGAGAAACCAGCAAAATCTAGTCTCCTTTTGGGCAAATATACGGCCATTGTGGAAGAAAAGAGCGATGGTTCTTATGAGATAACAACATTAAAAAGCGAAGAAGAAAAGGAAAAAATTGAAAGTTTTTTCGACCCAAGTAAAGTTGTGGAAAGTAATCAAAGTGATATTACAAAAAGAGGCGTAGGAGCGAATATCTTAGGGTTCATTCTGATGATTATTTTGATGCAGGGGGTTGCTCTAATAACGCTATTTCCGGAGGATCGAATCTTAAGAACCTTTCGAAGGGTTTTAACGGCTCCCGTAAGTGAAGGGACATATCTTTTTGTACAAGGGATCTTCACATTCATTTGTCTGTATATACCAGCCTATCTTGCACTTGTTGTTACAAAGGGAGTGTTTGGGGTAGACATTGGTTATAGTTATGGAATGTTAGCCATATTGATGGTTATCGTGTGTGCTCTATCTACGGCATTAGCGCTGTTTATTGCATCCACTCTGGAAAGTAACATGTCATTAGTATCTAGTGGGATTTATATCATAACAAGCATACTTGCGGGCTGTTTCTATTCCTTCACGGAGAAGAACAAAGTTCTTGATACGATTTTTAGTATTTTCCCGCAAAAGGAATATATGACACTTATTGAAGGGGTCGAAAAGGGGAACGGCATATTCGAATTTAAAGGACAACTAACTTATATACTGATTTGGATTGTTGGACTTTGGTTCCTGGGAAGTTTGATTACGAAAAGGAAAATGAAGAAGGGGATCTATTAA
- a CDS encoding ABC transporter permease has protein sequence MNFIKILKLDLSNILKNPTLVISNTIVPLIMIMVMGFVTKSGYGADHISSYDYYGVTMMIFTALLIAMTASNTFMEEKVKSGNTRIIYAPVSKTQIYLSKLIATYIVGTVAFSIILLVGQSLFHINYGGKNLLYIMVLINILTLFGCSIGTLFCCILKSEEGANTFQQLVVLLFVFFGGVFFPVAYLGNVVEKISYLSPVKWVTECAFRIIYDHDFSIYLPTLSIVLIGSLVCIIISQIIFKPEEYV, from the coding sequence ATGAACTTCATCAAAATATTGAAACTAGATTTGAGCAATATACTTAAGAATCCGACGCTCGTCATTTCCAATACAATTGTTCCGTTAATCATGATTATGGTCATGGGTTTTGTAACAAAGAGTGGTTATGGCGCAGATCATATCAGTTCCTATGATTATTATGGTGTCACGATGATGATCTTTACAGCGCTACTGATCGCCATGACTGCTTCCAATACTTTCATGGAGGAAAAGGTGAAAAGTGGTAATACCCGTATCATCTATGCTCCCGTTTCCAAGACACAAATCTATCTATCTAAATTAATAGCTACTTATATTGTAGGCACGGTTGCATTCAGTATTATATTGCTTGTAGGACAATCACTTTTCCATATTAATTATGGAGGAAAGAATCTACTGTATATTATGGTACTCATCAATATATTAACGTTATTTGGCTGCTCTATAGGAACGTTGTTCTGCTGCATTCTTAAAAGTGAAGAAGGAGCAAATACATTCCAACAACTTGTCGTATTATTGTTTGTCTTTTTTGGAGGGGTCTTCTTTCCTGTGGCTTATCTTGGGAATGTCGTGGAGAAAATATCATACCTCTCACCAGTCAAATGGGTTACAGAATGTGCCTTTCGGATTATTTATGATCATGACTTTAGTATATACCTACCAACACTTTCAATTGTGCTGATAGGTTCTTTAGTCTGCATCATTATCAGTCAAATCATTTTTAAACCGGAGGAATACGTATGA
- a CDS encoding ABC transporter ATP-binding protein — protein sequence MNNMITVKDLEKNYQSKKAVDGINFVVNKGEILGLLGPNGAGKSTTINILATILSADHGEVTIMGHDLKKDAKLIKQGIGIVPQDLAIYEEISAEKNVRFFASLYKLKGHQLDNQVKEALELVGLYDRKDDKPKTFSGGMKRRLNIACAIAHQPQVIIMDEPTVGIDPQSRNHILESIKTLKSRGATVIYSTHYMEEVEAISDRIIIMNDGKIIAEGTKEELNQKVNDEITYYFSVNNLDELSEEQLNRISGVTKVKIYDNKVEITSDKSIDNLNEIIAVILGNGCKIENMSSEVASLETTFLELTGRSLRD from the coding sequence ATGAATAACATGATTACAGTTAAAGATTTAGAAAAAAATTATCAATCGAAGAAAGCTGTCGATGGGATCAATTTTGTTGTGAATAAAGGGGAGATCCTTGGTTTGCTTGGCCCTAATGGGGCGGGTAAGAGTACAACAATCAATATTCTGGCCACTATATTATCAGCTGATCACGGCGAAGTAACGATTATGGGGCATGACTTAAAAAAAGACGCAAAACTCATCAAACAGGGGATTGGAATCGTTCCTCAAGATCTGGCCATTTATGAAGAAATCTCGGCCGAGAAAAATGTACGTTTTTTCGCCAGTCTATATAAACTTAAGGGGCATCAATTAGATAACCAGGTCAAGGAAGCTCTGGAACTCGTGGGGCTTTATGATCGTAAAGATGATAAACCCAAAACCTTCTCCGGCGGTATGAAACGAAGATTAAATATTGCTTGCGCTATTGCTCATCAGCCACAAGTAATAATCATGGATGAACCCACAGTGGGGATTGATCCACAATCAAGAAATCATATATTGGAATCAATTAAGACTCTGAAAAGTAGAGGGGCCACAGTGATTTATTCCACTCACTACATGGAAGAAGTTGAAGCCATTTCTGATCGAATCATCATTATGAATGACGGCAAGATTATTGCCGAAGGGACCAAAGAAGAATTAAACCAGAAAGTAAATGATGAAATCACCTATTATTTCAGTGTGAACAATTTAGATGAACTAAGTGAAGAGCAGCTAAACAGAATTAGTGGCGTAACCAAAGTTAAAATTTATGACAACAAGGTTGAAATCACTTCCGACAAGTCAATTGATAATCTAAATGAAATCATCGCTGTAATACTAGGAAATGGCTGCAAAATAGAAAACATGAGTAGCGAAGTGGCATCTTTAGAGACCACATTCTTAGAATTGACAGGAAGAAGTCTGAGGGATTAG
- a CDS encoding MarR family winged helix-turn-helix transcriptional regulator, which produces MDHLRELFLMQQIYGTLFSLSNKLQVQGDKYMENLTSRQFMTMVAILHLPEDETTVNNIARKLGTTKQSVKQMITVMENKGFVSTVPSQKDKRAINVKMTNTGKQVTQECGEQGIYFFADVFKDFTLDEMETLWGLLKKLYRFDGVEQDGFEEEAVMEMEEDQSGEQMRIFNEFKRRRTHSEK; this is translated from the coding sequence ATGGATCATTTAAGAGAGCTATTTTTGATGCAGCAAATATATGGGACACTTTTTTCGCTTAGTAATAAGCTTCAGGTACAGGGTGATAAATACATGGAGAACTTAACATCAAGACAGTTTATGACTATGGTAGCCATTCTTCACTTGCCGGAAGATGAAACAACCGTCAACAATATTGCGAGAAAGTTAGGTACCACCAAACAGAGTGTGAAGCAAATGATCACGGTTATGGAGAATAAGGGTTTCGTCAGCACGGTACCAAGCCAGAAGGATAAGCGCGCTATTAATGTAAAAATGACGAACACTGGAAAACAGGTTACGCAGGAATGTGGTGAACAAGGAATTTACTTTTTCGCAGATGTATTTAAAGATTTTACGTTGGATGAAATGGAAACCTTGTGGGGCTTGTTAAAGAAACTGTACCGTTTTGACGGTGTAGAGCAGGATGGTTTTGAGGAAGAAGCTGTTATGGAAATGGAAGAGGATCAATCAGGCGAACAAATGAGAATATTTAATGAATTTAAAAGACGAAGAACTCATTCAGAAAAGTGA
- a CDS encoding sensor histidine kinase, giving the protein MKLVHQINLAFGLSLALILSITAIIIHYVLMDHFIGTQKDDLRTLGAAMSATIQKSGMTSLNMAETVALKSSIVSTAYAGVEAIVSDQQGNIVSGTLPESTQLQTKALPLQKITASTSSLQSIWDGNDSRYLVEVQSIPQGKLTLYTPMSKIKSIEQALLGKLILIFVVVGAIMFLLSLFITKRLIQPLMNLKMELRKVKDRHFTDVKLIKAGGEIGSVAQTVYEMADELNRFNQVQKQFFQNASHELKTPLMSISGYAEGIRDGIFEGENIRKGLDIILSESGRLGKIVTEMTLLAKLDSEEDIFRPSKVCLKELLTEAVERVNPLLISKGLHLHLTYPEVEELIIMADQDKLLQALLNVVTNAVRYANEQINIHVNLDKGTIKLIVSDDGPGIPPELLPNMFHRFVKGKDGESGLGLAIARAIVERCGGLIQAGNREEGGAMISCGFPVISNT; this is encoded by the coding sequence ATGAAGCTTGTACACCAAATTAATCTCGCCTTCGGATTGTCGCTAGCTTTGATTCTCTCGATCACGGCGATTATTATCCACTATGTGCTGATGGATCATTTTATTGGAACGCAGAAAGACGATTTAAGAACGCTGGGAGCAGCGATGTCAGCCACCATTCAAAAGTCTGGTATGACCTCGCTTAATATGGCAGAAACTGTGGCTTTGAAATCTTCCATAGTATCAACAGCATACGCTGGTGTTGAAGCCATAGTCTCGGATCAGCAAGGAAACATTGTTTCGGGAACATTGCCTGAGAGTACCCAACTACAGACTAAAGCACTCCCGCTACAGAAGATAACAGCATCAACATCGAGTCTTCAAAGTATTTGGGATGGCAATGATAGCCGCTATCTTGTAGAGGTTCAATCCATACCACAAGGAAAACTGACATTATACACACCCATGAGCAAAATAAAATCAATTGAACAGGCACTACTGGGTAAGCTGATTCTTATTTTTGTCGTGGTAGGGGCTATTATGTTCTTACTTAGTCTATTTATTACGAAAAGACTAATCCAGCCACTAATGAATTTGAAAATGGAGTTAAGAAAGGTGAAGGATCGTCATTTTACGGATGTGAAGTTGATTAAAGCAGGTGGAGAAATAGGGTCCGTAGCACAGACAGTCTATGAAATGGCGGATGAGCTCAACCGATTTAATCAAGTGCAGAAACAATTTTTTCAGAATGCTTCCCATGAACTGAAAACTCCGCTAATGTCCATCTCAGGTTATGCGGAAGGGATACGGGACGGTATTTTTGAAGGGGAGAACATCCGTAAGGGACTGGATATTATTTTGAGCGAAAGCGGAAGATTGGGGAAGATTGTAACTGAAATGACGTTGCTTGCGAAGCTGGATAGTGAGGAGGATATTTTTCGACCTTCCAAAGTGTGTTTAAAGGAATTATTGACGGAAGCCGTTGAACGCGTTAATCCTTTGCTGATATCGAAGGGACTTCATTTGCATCTTACCTACCCGGAAGTTGAAGAGTTGATTATTATGGCTGACCAGGACAAGTTGCTGCAAGCACTGTTGAACGTGGTGACCAATGCGGTGAGATATGCGAATGAACAGATCAATATCCATGTTAATTTAGATAAAGGGACTATTAAGCTAATCGTATCGGATGATGGACCTGGAATTCCACCAGAATTGCTTCCCAACATGTTCCATCGATTTGTCAAAGGTAAGGATGGTGAGTCTGGGCTAGGACTGGCAATCGCCAGGGCAATTGTCGAGCGTTGTGGAGGCCTGATTCAAGCAGGTAACCGCGAGGAAGGAGGAGCGATGATCTCTTGTGGCTTCCCCGTTATAAGTAATACTTAA
- a CDS encoding response regulator transcription factor, which yields MNNDYLIAVVDDDQNIRNLIEAYLHKENYRTIGLANAEEAWTLWRTNPPSMWVMDIMLPGMDGYELCRRIRNEAEVPIIMISAKDNEVDKILGLELGSDDYLVKPFSPRELVARIKRQLERWSKITNSEVMALVNEAKPTQIDLGELQLMLEQRRAIWCGEEVDLTSKEFLMLKVLAEHPNRAFTRDELLTSVWGEDYFGSDRAVDHLIKRMRKKIEHLPVESVWGHGYRMRTARGES from the coding sequence ATGAACAACGATTATCTCATCGCAGTTGTAGATGATGACCAGAATATACGTAATCTAATTGAAGCCTATTTGCATAAGGAGAATTACCGTACGATAGGTTTGGCTAATGCTGAAGAAGCTTGGACATTATGGAGAACAAATCCCCCAAGTATGTGGGTGATGGATATTATGCTTCCTGGAATGGATGGGTACGAATTGTGTAGACGCATCCGGAACGAAGCGGAGGTACCCATTATTATGATTTCTGCAAAAGATAATGAGGTAGATAAAATACTCGGTCTAGAATTAGGCAGTGATGATTATCTTGTTAAGCCGTTTAGCCCCCGTGAACTTGTGGCCCGTATTAAGCGTCAACTGGAACGGTGGAGTAAAATAACGAATAGTGAAGTTATGGCTCTTGTTAATGAAGCTAAGCCTACACAGATAGATCTTGGAGAACTTCAGCTCATGCTTGAGCAAAGACGTGCCATTTGGTGCGGGGAAGAAGTGGATCTGACCAGTAAAGAATTTTTGATGCTTAAAGTGCTAGCCGAACATCCAAACCGTGCTTTTACAAGAGACGAGCTGTTGACTTCTGTTTGGGGAGAGGACTATTTTGGTAGCGATCGTGCTGTTGATCATTTGATTAAACGGATGCGAAAAAAAATAGAACATTTGCCTGTCGAGTCGGTATGGGGACATGGCTATCGCATGAGAACTGCTAGGGGGGAGTCATAG
- a CDS encoding GNAT family N-acetyltransferase, whose translation MKILEKKDYYKAMRPLSDVKINTLFAEAVIEQRVPGVIYVDDLLEPTTFYVVHSYGMSLLFGESDNKRFSQGLFEYITNKGLVRHKPEWLQVDPASGWNDIIESFVDSQPSIMRNTRVNFSFNYENFKTTRQEDPNLNYDIVRMTNELYLSQMGSVVPKYFWRDVDQFLTIGVGYCLLSGGEIASTAFSAFRNEHQLEIGIETVEAYRGKGYAFVVCSALIEYCLGNQLEPVWACRLENEGSYKLAQRLGFEPTITIPYYQLAYEEQYRC comes from the coding sequence ATGAAAATACTAGAAAAAAAGGACTACTACAAAGCGATGAGGCCGTTAAGTGATGTGAAAATAAATACATTGTTTGCGGAGGCAGTTATTGAGCAACGTGTTCCCGGTGTAATTTATGTTGATGATCTCCTGGAACCAACCACTTTTTATGTGGTACATTCATATGGAATGTCTCTGTTATTTGGTGAATCTGACAATAAGAGATTTAGTCAGGGGCTATTTGAATACATAACTAATAAAGGGCTTGTTAGACACAAACCAGAATGGCTACAGGTAGATCCGGCGAGTGGCTGGAATGATATCATTGAATCCTTCGTGGATAGTCAGCCATCCATCATGAGAAATACTAGGGTCAATTTCAGTTTTAACTATGAAAATTTTAAAACTACAAGGCAAGAGGATCCCAACCTTAACTATGACATTGTGAGAATGACCAACGAATTGTATTTGTCCCAAATGGGTAGTGTCGTCCCAAAGTATTTTTGGCGTGATGTGGATCAGTTTCTTACAATTGGGGTTGGCTACTGCTTGCTTAGTGGAGGGGAAATAGCTTCGACAGCTTTTTCAGCTTTTCGAAATGAACATCAGTTGGAGATCGGAATTGAGACAGTGGAAGCATACCGTGGAAAAGGATACGCATTTGTTGTATGTTCTGCATTAATCGAATATTGTCTGGGAAACCAGCTAGAACCGGTATGGGCATGTCGATTGGAAAATGAAGGTTCCTACAAGTTGGCTCAAAGATTGGGCTTTGAGCCGACAATAACTATTCCGTATTATCAACTTGCATATGAGGAGCAGTATAGATGTTAA
- a CDS encoding LTA synthase family protein, with product MSLAVPRTLSKRSLLFFSLIMLAKSYFVWYFLFEDGPTWTTWIKEIPFVLLVFCLIEWFATKRKIAIYLCVNLLITILFFSLIVYHNHFGIIATSQVLGQVKQVGAVKKSIFSVLHPQYMLIFLDIIIITLVMFRRKKALDWKRSMSRRSNRKVVASLFCISIVICSLNIFPNRASMNETVKAEQMGILNYEAYALLANQEEEPLEVSEITQTAIDETKGIQPSFNPDLFGAAKGKNLIIIQMESFQNFLINLSIDGQEITPNMNQFAGSSFYFPRFYQQVGQGNTSDAEFIVNTSFYVPPDGPATQMYAPKELPSLPKLLQEQGYDTATFHTNEVDFWNRGELYSALGFDRFYDKNYFGEDDTVFYGASDEVLYEKTAAELARMDQQDQPFYSHVISMSAHNPFSIPENKYKMTLPERFEGTLVGDYIRAQNYADYALGLFIDELKQNGVWDNSLIVLYGDHRGLPIFSLEEDDQVLLEEILGHEYTESELINIPLIISSTGVTNSSVKEQLGGQIDILPTVSNLLGVSLEDHIHFGQDLLNHATYNLLPQRYYLPTGSFVNNEELFLSGSGFEDGQHYTLTGDGVTPLTATEDEFERALELLHMSDSYVTQLPDRVVED from the coding sequence ATGTCGTTAGCTGTACCACGTACACTAAGTAAGAGATCCCTACTATTTTTTTCTTTAATCATGCTAGCAAAAAGTTATTTCGTTTGGTATTTTCTATTCGAAGACGGACCTACGTGGACCACATGGATAAAAGAAATTCCATTTGTTCTACTCGTATTTTGCTTGATTGAATGGTTCGCTACGAAACGAAAAATCGCCATCTATCTATGTGTCAATTTATTAATTACCATTTTGTTCTTTTCATTAATTGTGTATCACAATCACTTTGGGATCATCGCAACCTCTCAAGTATTGGGGCAAGTGAAACAAGTTGGAGCAGTAAAGAAGAGTATTTTTTCGGTCCTTCATCCACAATATATGCTCATCTTTTTAGATATCATTATCATTACCTTAGTGATGTTTAGACGTAAGAAGGCGCTCGATTGGAAACGATCGATGTCACGTCGAAGCAATCGTAAAGTAGTTGCTTCATTGTTCTGTATCTCCATCGTAATTTGTTCGTTGAATATTTTCCCGAACCGGGCAAGTATGAATGAGACGGTTAAAGCGGAACAAATGGGCATTCTCAATTATGAAGCCTATGCGCTATTGGCCAATCAAGAGGAAGAACCCCTTGAAGTTTCTGAAATTACGCAAACGGCTATTGATGAAACGAAAGGAATTCAACCTTCCTTTAATCCCGATTTATTTGGAGCAGCCAAAGGGAAAAACCTCATCATTATTCAAATGGAGTCTTTCCAGAACTTCTTAATTAATCTTTCAATAGATGGACAAGAAATTACGCCAAACATGAATCAATTCGCAGGAAGTAGTTTCTATTTCCCTCGTTTCTATCAACAAGTTGGGCAAGGTAATACATCTGATGCTGAATTTATTGTGAACACTTCGTTCTACGTTCCACCCGATGGCCCAGCTACTCAGATGTACGCACCAAAGGAGCTTCCAAGCTTACCGAAGCTGCTGCAAGAACAGGGTTACGACACGGCTACATTCCATACGAATGAAGTTGACTTTTGGAATCGTGGTGAACTTTATAGCGCATTAGGATTTGATCGTTTCTATGATAAGAACTACTTCGGTGAAGACGATACCGTATTCTATGGAGCGTCTGATGAAGTTCTATACGAGAAGACTGCTGCAGAACTTGCTCGAATGGATCAGCAGGATCAACCTTTCTATTCACATGTCATTTCGATGTCTGCGCATAATCCATTCTCCATACCAGAGAACAAATACAAAATGACACTTCCAGAACGATTCGAAGGAACGTTAGTAGGAGACTATATACGTGCTCAGAATTACGCTGATTATGCACTTGGTCTTTTTATCGATGAGCTCAAACAAAACGGGGTATGGGATAATAGCTTAATTGTGTTGTACGGAGATCATCGAGGGCTTCCTATCTTTTCTCTTGAAGAGGACGATCAGGTCTTATTGGAAGAAATTCTAGGTCATGAATATACCGAAAGTGAATTGATCAATATTCCGTTAATCATTTCATCAACGGGTGTTACGAATTCAAGCGTAAAAGAGCAGTTAGGTGGGCAGATTGATATCCTGCCTACTGTATCTAATTTATTGGGGGTCTCACTTGAAGATCACATCCATTTCGGACAAGATCTACTGAATCATGCAACATATAACTTACTTCCTCAGCGCTATTATTTGCCAACCGGTTCATTCGTCAATAACGAAGAGCTCTTCTTATCAGGCAGTGGGTTTGAGGATGGTCAACATTATACGTTAACTGGTGATGGTGTCACCCCACTCACAGCAACCGAAGATGAATTTGAACGTGCTCTTGAATTGCTTCACATGTCTGACAGCTACGTTACTCAATTGCCAGACCGAGTAGTCGAGGACTAA
- a CDS encoding aminoglycoside phosphotransferase family protein translates to MVEINKELVQQLIDQQFPQWSGLLISPVEKSGHDNRTFHLGDKRTVRLPSGPEYAPQVVKELAWLPKLQPFLSLPISTPLAKGESTKDYPFPWSINLWIEGDTVNYNRVTDLNQLAVDLAALLKELQSIDTSGGPVAGEHNFYRGGLLSVYHHETQTALEELKSELPTDKINDIWSLALESKWQSTPVWVHGDIAPGNLLVKNGKLCGVIDFGILGMGDPACDYAMAWTFFDQDSRRTFYNSLGCDEDTWNRARGWALWKALITYNDTDCEIATSAKKTIGAILEECKLTDI, encoded by the coding sequence ATGGTTGAGATAAATAAAGAATTGGTACAACAACTGATTGATCAACAGTTTCCTCAATGGTCCGGTTTACTAATTAGCCCAGTTGAAAAAAGTGGTCATGATAACAGAACATTTCATCTAGGAGACAAAAGGACTGTCAGGCTGCCGAGTGGACCGGAGTACGCTCCACAAGTTGTAAAAGAGTTAGCTTGGTTACCCAAACTACAGCCATTTCTCTCTTTACCGATATCAACACCTCTAGCAAAAGGTGAATCAACAAAGGATTACCCATTTCCTTGGTCGATCAATTTATGGATTGAAGGGGATACAGTAAATTACAATAGGGTTACGGATTTAAATCAATTAGCTGTTGATCTGGCAGCACTTTTGAAGGAATTACAATCAATTGACACTTCAGGAGGACCTGTTGCAGGCGAGCATAACTTTTATCGAGGTGGTTTGCTATCTGTCTATCATCATGAAACGCAGACCGCTTTGGAAGAGCTTAAGTCAGAATTACCAACCGATAAAATAAATGATATCTGGTCATTAGCATTGGAGTCCAAGTGGCAGAGTACCCCTGTGTGGGTACATGGTGATATTGCACCAGGAAATCTCCTTGTGAAAAATGGAAAACTTTGTGGCGTTATCGATTTTGGAATACTAGGCATGGGTGATCCAGCTTGTGATTATGCAATGGCTTGGACATTTTTCGATCAGGATAGTAGGAGGACTTTCTATAATTCACTTGGTTGCGACGAAGACACATGGAATAGAGCTAGAGGTTGGGCTTTGTGGAAAGCTCTAATTACGTACAATGATACGGATTGTGAAATCGCCACGAGTGCAAAAAAGACAATTGGGGCAATTTTAGAAGAATGTAAACTAACCGATATATAG
- a CDS encoding GIY-YIG nuclease family protein, with the protein MSPGVYLMKDSRGNILYVGKSKHLKNRVQSYFHNSKSHSPKIKKLVNHVKDLEYILTDTEFEAFMLECQLIHGHKPMYNRKMKNPLAYQYIAIWKNEGLNRLEVTNDPFSNDDYQYFGPYTANKNSVEKAIQGIKGYFKIDCNQSVTTKGACLNHSLGLCLGMCLGGEALAQYNHIINRLIALLDGTDPSLYEEMNQGMLAAAEQYDFEKAARYRDYIGAVTFLLNKEKVIDFVEENRNIVVVEYLTEDLIKLFLIKRNRILFCGKYSVAPTGMVSLYEKIRTKILDHFEIGGHTLSNGVSRDEIDEAQIIYSYLQGSSSKYIIIPDHWLNSKDHTKMDTAIQDLFRI; encoded by the coding sequence ATGTCACCTGGAGTTTATCTGATGAAAGACTCACGTGGTAATATCCTATATGTCGGTAAATCAAAACATCTAAAGAATAGAGTTCAATCTTATTTTCATAATTCCAAGTCCCATTCTCCAAAAATTAAGAAGCTTGTAAATCATGTGAAAGATTTGGAATACATCCTTACAGACACTGAATTTGAAGCTTTTATGTTGGAGTGCCAGTTAATTCATGGGCATAAACCAATGTACAATAGGAAGATGAAAAATCCGCTTGCTTATCAATATATTGCAATATGGAAAAATGAAGGGTTAAACCGTTTAGAAGTAACCAATGATCCTTTCTCTAATGATGATTATCAATACTTTGGTCCTTATACAGCAAATAAAAACTCGGTTGAAAAAGCAATTCAAGGGATAAAGGGATATTTTAAAATCGACTGTAATCAGTCCGTTACTACAAAGGGTGCCTGCTTAAATCATTCGCTAGGATTGTGCTTAGGAATGTGTTTGGGAGGAGAGGCGCTTGCGCAATATAATCACATCATAAATCGTTTGATCGCTCTGCTCGATGGAACGGACCCTAGTCTATACGAAGAAATGAATCAAGGAATGCTGGCTGCTGCTGAGCAATATGACTTTGAAAAGGCAGCGAGATATAGAGATTATATTGGAGCAGTAACCTTTTTGCTAAATAAAGAAAAAGTGATTGATTTTGTAGAAGAGAATCGCAACATCGTAGTGGTTGAATATTTAACAGAAGATTTGATCAAGCTTTTTCTGATTAAACGAAATAGAATTCTTTTTTGTGGAAAATATTCAGTAGCGCCTACTGGGATGGTTTCGTTATATGAGAAGATAAGGACAAAGATTCTGGACCATTTCGAGATTGGTGGGCATACGTTATCTAACGGAGTTAGTCGCGATGAAATTGATGAGGCGCAGATCATCTACAGCTATCTACAAGGTAGTTCTAGCAAATATATCATCATTCCTGATCATTGGCTGAACTCGAAGGATCATACCAAGATGGATACAGCCATTCAGGATCTATTTCGTATATAA